The sequence CGTCCGGGATGCCGAAGCGGACCGGCCGGAACCGATCCGCTTCATAGGACAGATCAGCTTTTCGCCTTGTCCAGATCATAGCTGCCCAGCCCCGGCTTGAATGTCTTTTCGTCGATAAACTGCCGGGTCGCTTCCTTGCGGCCTTCGCTGTCGAAAAAGCCGGCCGCTTCCTGCGCGCGCACCAGATAATCCTCCGCATTATGGTAGGTCATTTCGCGCACGCGGCGGATGGCCCATTTCGTGGCGCGAAGAGCTTCCGCATTCTTGCCCAGCAACACGGTCGCGATCTCCGTCACGCGCGCTTCAAGCGCGGCGGCCGGCACGGCTTCGTTCACAAGGCCCCATTCCGCCGCCTGCGTGCCGGTCAGGTTCTCGCCCATCATGGCGTGATACATCGATCGCCGGAACCCCGTCAGTTCGGTGATGATCTTGCTCGCGCCGCCGCCGGGCAGGATGCCCCAGTTGATTTCGGAAAGGCCAAACTGCGCATCTTCCGCCGCGACAGCCAGGTCGCAGGCAAAAAGCGGGCCATAGGCACCGCCGAAGCACCAGCCGTTGATCATCGCGATCGTCGGCTTCTGATACCAGCGCAGCCGTTCCCACCAGCCATAGGCCTCTCTTTGCGCCTTGCGCGTCGCGTGCAGGCCTTGCTGCTCATTTTCCCGGAAATATTCTTTCAGGTCCATGCCGGCGGACCATGACGTGCCTTCGCCCGTCAACACCAGCACGCCGACATCGTCCCGAAATTCCAGCTCTTCCAATATCCGCATCATCTGCCGGTTGAGCTTGGGGCTCATGCAGTTGCGCTTCTCCGGGCGATTGAACCACACAGTGGCGATGCGGTTTTCGACCTTGAAGCCGACAGTATCTTCTTCTGCGCGATCAGACATGGCATTCCTTCCCGGATTGACTAAAGCTTGCTATGATAGATAGCATAATTTAATTGCTATGTACAATAGCATAATGGAGCCTTGATGCACGATCCTCTTGCCCATCTGCCCGGCTACGCCCTGCGTCGGGCGGCGCATGTGATGATGGATGATCTTTCCACGCGTCTGCAGGCAATCGACCTGAAATTGTCCGAGGCGTCGGTTTTGCTGCTGATCGACGGGCGGGACGACATTACGTCGAGCGAGATCGGGCGCGTCCTCGACATTCAGCGCGCGAACATGGTGCCGCTGCTCAATCGTCTGGATGCGCAGAAGCTGATCCGGCGCAGGCCGCTGGATCGCAAGTCGATGGCGATCATGCTCACCGAGGAGGGGCAGGAACGGCTCGTGCGCGCCAAGGCCATCACCGAAGCGTTCGAGGCGGACCTGTTGGCGCGCATTCCCAGGCAGCATCGGGATCATTTCGTTCCGGCGCTCAATGCCCTTTGGATGACGGCGCCGTAGCCCGACTGCGGTGGGGCAACGGACAATGACCGGCGCCCCACGCGCCGCCCAAAGCCAAGCCCGGCGTCATCGCCTATCCGCCTGGTGACAAAAGAGACTCGTGCCAGCGCCGCTCATTTCTGCTTGCATACCGGATCGTCTCCACCCTTGCGCAGCGCCGGATTTTGAAATTGAAGCGACTTGTGCTAAAGCCACTTTGCTGAACGTCGCGTTTTGACGGATATCGGGCCGCTTCGGCTCTCCTTTGTCCCCATATTTGCCTCTAAAAGCCGGGATGCGCGAATTGTCGCGTATGCCCGTGGACTTGCGACAAGGAGACTTCGTTATGATCACCGGAACCGTCAAATTCTTCAATGCCGACAAGGGCTATGGCTTCATCGCTCCGGAAACCGGCGGCGACGATGCTTTCGTCCATATTTCCGCCGTCGAACGCGCCGGCCTGCGCACGCTCGATAAGGACCAGCGCGTGACCTACGAACTGGAAAAGGATCAGCGCGGCAAGATGTCGGCAGTCAATCTCCAGGCGGCCTGACAAGGCATTATCGGGGGGACTTGGCCGGGCGGCTCCATCGCCTGGCCCCTTCCCGCCTGCATTTGGAACAACAGGATATTTCTCTGCATGAAAAGATATAAGGAACCACAGTTTCAGGAGCGCATAGCTGCGGCGGCGCGCGCCCGAACGGCGGTTCTCGAGCAACTGCGTGACAAGCCTCCGGTCGATGAGGCCGCGGCGGCGGAACGCGCCGAACGGCGTCTCGCAAAGGAAGCGGCTGCGCGGGAAAAGCGTCAGAAAGCGCTTCTGGCGGCCAAGGAAGAAAAGGCCGCCAAGCGGGCGCTGGCCCTGGAAGCCGCGGCGGCAAGCGCCGCACGCCAGAAGCCGGTGCTGACGGAAGCCGAACGCAAGGCCGCGCGCGACGCGCGCTATCTGGCCCGGAAGAACCGGGCCTGATTTTGAAGAGGCATGGCGCATTTCCACCGTCAGGCGGCGATCCGGGGATTAACGTCCCGACGGCGCGCCCTGCGGGAGGATCATGCGCCTTTCGCCTGCAAACAGAACGCGGCACAGGCCGCCAGGATTTTACAATGAATATCACTCCCGAAACCCGCGGCCGCCCGGCCCTCCGCCTGCCTTATGGCCGGTCGGCCGGACGACCGGCCACGCCGGCAGCAGCAATATTGTCGAGCTGCGAATTGAAGCAGATCGTCGCGGCCGTGCTGGGCTGAACATCGCAGGCCGGGAGGACATATGTCCTGCCGGCCTCCCAATATTATAAGGAACACCCATGAGCCGAGAAAAAGTCCGCCCCTTTTTGATTACCAAGGATGAGGAAGGGAATTTTCGGCTCACTGTTCGCGAAACCCGCTATAATTCCCAGGGCTATCCGCTCGTAACATCTCAGTTGCAGGATGAAGTGTTCAAGTCGGCAGCGGCCGTGCGCAATTTCGCGCGCGACACGTTCAAGGCTCAACCCGGACAATATGCCACGCAATAACAGCGCATCAAGCCAATGAAGGGGCATGTTTTTGGCCATAACTGCTGAAGTTGCGACAGTTCCGGTGGAACTGATCGACACGGCCGATCTTCCCGATGGCGGGACATTGCGCCTGTTGCGGCGCGGCGACGATTATTCGATCCGCTTTCGCGACACGGAATTGATGGGCAATCAGGTTCGGCAATCCGAAGAGGCACTGGCCATTTTGACATGCCAGCGGCTGGCGCATTCCGACAGCCGCATCCTCATCGGCGGGCTGGGCATGGGCTTTACGCTGGGGGCAGCGCTCAAAGCGCTCCCGGCGACTGCCGCCATCACGGTGTCCGAACTCCTCCCGGCGATCGTGGAATGGGCGAAAGGGCCGCTGGCCCACCTGTTCCACGACTATCTGAACGATGACCGCGTGTCGCTGAAGATGGGCGACGTCCATGATGCCATCGTGCAGGAGACGGTCGGATATGACGCGATCCTGCTGGATGTCGACAATGGACCCGATGGGTTGATCCACATCGCCAACGAACGGCTCTATTGCAACTGGGGGTTGCGTGCGGCCTATGCGGCGTTGCGACCCAGGGGCATTCTGGCCATATGGTCGGCCTATCCCGACGACGATTTCGTCATAAGGCTGGAGCAGGCCCGTTTCGATGTCGAAGAGGTTGATGTGGCGGTGGTGATCGACGGCGAGCCCGCTAC is a genomic window of Sphingomonas bisphenolicum containing:
- a CDS encoding p-hydroxycinnamoyl CoA hydratase/lyase, producing the protein MSDRAEEDTVGFKVENRIATVWFNRPEKRNCMSPKLNRQMMRILEELEFRDDVGVLVLTGEGTSWSAGMDLKEYFRENEQQGLHATRKAQREAYGWWERLRWYQKPTIAMINGWCFGGAYGPLFACDLAVAAEDAQFGLSEINWGILPGGGASKIITELTGFRRSMYHAMMGENLTGTQAAEWGLVNEAVPAAALEARVTEIATVLLGKNAEALRATKWAIRRVREMTYHNAEDYLVRAQEAAGFFDSEGRKEATRQFIDEKTFKPGLGSYDLDKAKS
- a CDS encoding MarR family winged helix-turn-helix transcriptional regulator; protein product: MHDPLAHLPGYALRRAAHVMMDDLSTRLQAIDLKLSEASVLLLIDGRDDITSSEIGRVLDIQRANMVPLLNRLDAQKLIRRRPLDRKSMAIMLTEEGQERLVRAKAITEAFEADLLARIPRQHRDHFVPALNALWMTAP
- a CDS encoding cold-shock protein, whose amino-acid sequence is MITGTVKFFNADKGYGFIAPETGGDDAFVHISAVERAGLRTLDKDQRVTYELEKDQRGKMSAVNLQAA
- a CDS encoding DUF6481 family protein, which translates into the protein MKRYKEPQFQERIAAAARARTAVLEQLRDKPPVDEAAAAERAERRLAKEAAAREKRQKALLAAKEEKAAKRALALEAAAASAARQKPVLTEAERKAARDARYLARKNRA
- a CDS encoding spermidine synthase family protein gives rise to the protein MAITAEVATVPVELIDTADLPDGGTLRLLRRGDDYSIRFRDTELMGNQVRQSEEALAILTCQRLAHSDSRILIGGLGMGFTLGAALKALPATAAITVSELLPAIVEWAKGPLAHLFHDYLNDDRVSLKMGDVHDAIVQETVGYDAILLDVDNGPDGLIHIANERLYCNWGLRAAYAALRPRGILAIWSAYPDDDFVIRLEQARFDVEEVDVAVVIDGEPATHTIWFATRRE